From one Lycium ferocissimum isolate CSIRO_LF1 chromosome 7, AGI_CSIRO_Lferr_CH_V1, whole genome shotgun sequence genomic stretch:
- the LOC132065812 gene encoding uncharacterized protein LOC132065812: protein MSSFSGLGIGLSFVFGCILMGLVAELYYLLWVRKRIPKSETENQYNNTELSHYFCWKKPNSVNNVSSQQQVRNQEMNSQDQDLELGTSKDLLLKGYGEDSVESELMRLHNLCGPPRFLFTIKEETKEDLESEDGKSHRSRTCSRNRSFSDLTLTPLSSPPVKGRQNLDSYNCKGFNPLFESSTEAELNRLRSSPPPKFKFLRDAEEKLIRRLVDETEKRVLKNEVNYQDSAIKLPIDEKEKGSFISFLAKSRLRELQVHNNSTTSVKVLPVDNESAMP from the coding sequence ATGTCATCTTTTAGTGGTTTAGGTATTGGTTTGAGTTTTGTTTTTGGATGTATACTAATGGGACTTGTAGCAGAGTTGTATTACTTGTTGTGGGTAAGAAAAAGAATCCCAAAGAGTGAAACAGAGAATCAATACAACAACACTGAGTTATCTCATTATTTCTGTTGGAAGAAGCCTAATTCAGTAAACAATGTTAGTAGCCAACAACAagtgagaaatcaagaaatgaatagTCAAGATCAAGATTTGGAGTTAGGTACTAGCAAAGATTTGTTACTAAAAGGTTATGGTGAAGATAGTGTGGAGTCAGAGTTAATGAGGCTGCACAATCTTTGTGGACCTCCAAGATTTCTCTTCACAATTAAGGAGGAAACTAAAGAGGATTTGGAATCTGAAGACGGTAAGTCTCACAGAAGTAGAACTTGTTCGAGAAACAGAAGCTTTAGTGACCTTACCCTTACGCCACTGTCTTCACCACCCGTTAAGGGTCGTCAGAATCTTGATTCTTACAACTGCAAAGGATTCAATCCGCTCTTTGAATCCTCAACAGAAGCAGAACTAAACAGACTAAGATCATCGCCCCCTCCAAAGTTCAAGTTCCTTAGGGATGCTGAGGAGAAACTTATTAGAAGATTAGTAGATGAAACAGAGAAAAGGGTACTCAAAAATGAGGTTAATTATCAAGATTCTGCAATTAAATTACCAATAGATGAGAAAGAGAAAGGGtcattcatttcttttcttgcaaAGAGCAGATTAAGGGAATTACAAGTCCACAACAACTCTACTACTTCTGTAAAGGTACTTCCAGTTGATAATGAATCTGCTATGCCCTAA